A genomic window from Pelagicoccus albus includes:
- a CDS encoding glycoside hydrolase family 9 protein: protein MYKNLPLSIRAAALAATTLASASPLLATEPAGPGIRLNTVGYLPEVAKTATVVGADKADRFAVIDSATGKIVLKGKLGESFDSPQTGETARLLDFGKLNKEGSYILQVPGLPDSAPFSISDEALNHSLENIMVGFYGQRCGEAVEFEWDGDTFAYDACHLDDAWLDYLEPEKAGEKKVSTGGWHDAGDYGKYTVNASFASAMMLQAWERRSEALESLELPFIPEHGGELPDFLDEIKFNLDWLITMQTENGEVAHKLTTLYFGGMVLPAEIDAKRYFTPTSKLATLDFAAVGCIAARVFRPFDAEYADTWLAAAKKAWDAAKEMSETPEDTSMFHTGGYMTSTDSDYRWALIEIRLAFGAEALSEMEGYIFKDAVDNDNRMVDVAWDWGRGYNLGLYSWLFSEEAKKDPAALERLELDLLSAADVIVRNSAEHAYGRGIRAYQWGSSGVLARSVMTLHAAHELTGEQKYLDSAYDQISYLYGRNPFGRSFVTGDGFQPPQFPHHRPSEGDQVEKPWPGHVIGGANPGELDWFDETGSYRTNETAINWDAALSYALAVFYQP, encoded by the coding sequence ATGTATAAAAACCTCCCCCTTTCCATCCGTGCGGCGGCTTTGGCAGCCACGACTCTCGCCTCTGCCAGTCCGCTTCTCGCCACTGAACCAGCCGGCCCCGGCATCCGTCTCAACACCGTAGGTTATCTGCCGGAAGTAGCAAAAACCGCAACGGTCGTAGGAGCGGACAAAGCTGATCGCTTCGCGGTGATCGACTCCGCTACCGGCAAGATCGTCCTCAAAGGCAAACTCGGCGAATCCTTCGACAGCCCGCAAACAGGAGAGACAGCGCGCTTGCTCGACTTTGGTAAGCTGAACAAAGAAGGCTCATACATTCTACAAGTTCCCGGGCTTCCAGACTCGGCCCCCTTCTCCATTTCGGACGAAGCCCTAAACCACTCGCTGGAGAACATCATGGTGGGATTCTACGGGCAACGCTGCGGCGAGGCAGTCGAATTCGAGTGGGATGGTGATACCTTCGCCTACGATGCCTGCCACTTGGATGATGCCTGGCTGGACTATCTCGAACCCGAAAAAGCTGGAGAGAAGAAGGTGTCCACGGGTGGCTGGCACGATGCAGGCGATTACGGGAAATACACCGTCAACGCATCCTTTGCGTCGGCCATGATGCTACAAGCATGGGAACGCCGCTCCGAGGCCCTCGAATCACTGGAGCTCCCCTTTATCCCCGAGCACGGCGGAGAGTTGCCCGACTTTTTGGACGAGATTAAGTTCAATCTGGATTGGCTAATCACCATGCAGACCGAGAACGGCGAAGTAGCCCATAAGCTAACGACCCTTTACTTCGGAGGCATGGTTTTGCCAGCGGAGATCGACGCCAAACGCTATTTCACACCTACCAGCAAACTCGCCACCCTAGACTTCGCAGCCGTTGGCTGTATCGCTGCCCGAGTCTTTCGTCCTTTCGATGCCGAATACGCCGACACTTGGCTGGCTGCCGCCAAAAAGGCATGGGACGCCGCTAAAGAAATGTCCGAAACTCCGGAGGACACATCCATGTTTCACACCGGAGGCTATATGACCTCCACCGACAGCGACTATCGCTGGGCGTTGATCGAGATCCGACTAGCTTTCGGAGCCGAAGCCCTAAGCGAGATGGAGGGCTACATTTTCAAAGATGCGGTCGACAACGACAACCGGATGGTCGACGTAGCTTGGGATTGGGGCCGCGGCTATAACCTCGGGCTCTACTCATGGCTCTTCAGCGAGGAAGCCAAGAAAGATCCCGCCGCTCTGGAACGGCTCGAACTCGATCTCCTCTCCGCAGCAGATGTCATTGTCCGAAACTCAGCGGAACACGCCTACGGCCGCGGAATTCGAGCTTACCAATGGGGCAGCAGCGGGGTCTTGGCCAGAAGCGTAATGACTCTCCACGCAGCCCACGAGCTTACCGGCGAACAAAAGTATCTCGACTCCGCCTACGATCAAATTTCCTACCTTTACGGGCGTAATCCATTCGGACGCTCTTTCGTGACCGGCGACGGCTTCCAACCTCCCCAATTCCCACACCACCGCCCCAGCGAGGGCGACCAAGTGGAAAAGCCTTGGCCGGGACACGTTATCGGAGGAGCAAACCCCGGAGAACTCGACTGGTTCGACGAAACTGGGAGCTATCGAACCAACGAGACAGCCATCAATTGGGACGCCGCCCTCAGCTACGCGCTAGCAGTCTTCTACCAGCCCTAA
- a CDS encoding pentapeptide repeat-containing protein — translation MPESEDPSTPPSPSEPSPASPDSFDANVALKSFISYLTDPKSFLGVMSETAKDSKSFFAEKKDGTVNQALGFFLCTVTYSVAFACLGQLLQLQFLGFIVAFPLAIFGAAIGLAIGTALIWAIAKFLGKGEGSFADAAMLVMTLWWTGLIANIPIFVFLPAFLQALFSIAAIVLFAYLIIPAISERFKTQATTHGPAIWGLCALACILSITGAMVGGAADKTATSVEGALAEAETAYEEAMRNASEMEQQMLQQIQQEQEQERLALAAAEKAENERLAAAQAAATVSPEKQVKTVIAELKSLGDAEVPRELKQAFRKLDGHLAGADFSDMKVKGLDLRMLDLTGANFEGAVLDGWTFHGIGNTPSSKLDGANFKGATFKNVNMAGVSANGADFSDAKLVGLERFKTVVNLQDAQLQGADFSDISYSGDPGAKSFNFGNAHLEGAEFEDAVIPNSAFNKARLKGASFKGADLRGIVLRGADIRDANFSKADLTDMQIGEQWKLGGQYTPFRQDMSQTEGANFSGAKLNGVNFKARNFRFCDFTGASLVNADLEAGNFVGSDFSKADLTNAILKRANFAAVDFSGAKFRNNDWEHAHIAGATVEDLEDYNPTNLPQLPEGSKLPRLGSGKKSELTDSMVDGSKTNWVGADLGGISFERLRIDKMDFTGANLEGANFNYAELGRCNFSMAKLNGATFAFARIFQCNFNEAEMLEANFYGAAFADNTFVKAKLDEADFSYTGRAEYSTSNVMNFTGASLVKASFENAQLSYVAPETIKRASTSDSMMNIKKIGYGASSGYVKFDDANLTGANLRGAQLDEVGLARANLTDVDGRGSNIGSFYATWDTTWKGADFSNSNLAWGQIWHQGAKREDGRSDFAEAKVTGSNLFRFAATPGTYLGPVDFSDCNLATNPWGTLEEDIDRYGGTALNLLNLEGAKFENADLRNCSFSNSYLVGASFEDADMRYADFSVGNSVQASSGLENNLKDWSERYKNINFSGANLAGAELSTGDFSGSNFSGVDATGANIRHAAGGDYQPMNYVYGVPKSL, via the coding sequence ATGCCTGAGTCTGAAGATCCCTCAACCCCTCCGAGTCCAAGCGAACCCAGCCCCGCCTCGCCCGACTCGTTTGACGCAAACGTCGCCCTGAAGTCATTCATTTCCTATCTGACTGATCCCAAATCGTTTCTGGGAGTCATGTCCGAAACGGCAAAGGATTCGAAGTCCTTCTTCGCCGAGAAGAAAGATGGCACCGTCAATCAAGCCCTTGGCTTCTTCCTTTGCACGGTTACCTACAGCGTAGCATTTGCCTGCCTCGGTCAGCTACTACAGCTCCAATTCCTCGGTTTCATCGTGGCATTCCCACTGGCCATTTTCGGAGCAGCGATAGGACTCGCGATCGGCACAGCGCTGATCTGGGCGATCGCAAAATTTCTCGGCAAGGGAGAAGGCAGTTTCGCGGATGCAGCCATGCTCGTGATGACGCTTTGGTGGACTGGACTCATCGCAAACATTCCGATTTTCGTTTTCCTGCCCGCGTTCTTGCAGGCCCTTTTCTCAATCGCAGCGATCGTTCTGTTCGCCTACCTGATCATTCCGGCGATCTCCGAGCGCTTTAAAACTCAAGCGACCACCCATGGACCAGCGATTTGGGGACTCTGCGCCCTCGCCTGCATTCTGTCCATAACCGGAGCCATGGTCGGCGGCGCAGCCGACAAAACGGCAACCAGTGTGGAAGGAGCGCTCGCGGAGGCTGAAACCGCCTACGAAGAGGCAATGCGCAATGCATCGGAAATGGAGCAGCAGATGCTCCAACAAATCCAGCAAGAGCAGGAACAAGAGCGTCTCGCACTTGCTGCCGCCGAGAAAGCTGAAAACGAGCGGCTGGCAGCAGCACAAGCCGCCGCAACCGTGTCTCCCGAGAAACAGGTTAAAACTGTGATTGCGGAGCTCAAATCCTTGGGCGACGCCGAAGTCCCACGCGAGCTGAAGCAAGCTTTCCGCAAACTGGACGGACACCTAGCAGGAGCCGACTTTTCAGATATGAAGGTGAAGGGGCTCGACCTGCGCATGCTCGACCTGACCGGAGCGAATTTCGAAGGGGCCGTGTTGGATGGCTGGACCTTCCACGGTATCGGCAACACCCCTTCCTCCAAGCTCGATGGGGCGAACTTCAAAGGCGCCACTTTCAAAAACGTAAACATGGCCGGCGTTTCGGCCAACGGAGCGGATTTCTCCGATGCCAAGCTAGTCGGACTCGAGCGCTTCAAGACCGTGGTAAACCTGCAAGACGCCCAATTGCAAGGAGCTGACTTTTCCGACATCTCCTACAGCGGAGACCCAGGAGCCAAGTCATTCAATTTCGGAAACGCTCACCTCGAAGGAGCCGAATTCGAAGATGCCGTTATCCCGAACTCCGCCTTCAACAAAGCTCGCCTCAAAGGTGCGAGTTTTAAGGGAGCCGACCTTCGCGGCATCGTGCTTCGCGGAGCAGACATACGAGACGCCAACTTCAGCAAGGCGGACCTGACCGATATGCAAATCGGGGAGCAATGGAAATTGGGCGGACAATACACACCTTTCCGCCAAGATATGTCTCAGACAGAAGGAGCCAACTTCTCCGGAGCGAAGCTCAACGGAGTTAACTTCAAAGCCCGCAACTTCCGTTTCTGCGACTTCACCGGAGCCAGCCTGGTCAATGCCGACTTGGAAGCCGGAAATTTCGTAGGAAGCGACTTCTCCAAGGCAGATCTCACCAACGCTATTCTCAAGCGGGCCAATTTCGCCGCGGTTGACTTCAGCGGCGCGAAATTCCGCAACAACGACTGGGAGCACGCCCATATCGCGGGAGCGACAGTAGAAGACTTGGAAGACTACAACCCTACCAACCTTCCCCAATTACCCGAGGGCTCCAAACTGCCACGTCTAGGCTCCGGCAAAAAGAGCGAGCTCACCGACTCTATGGTCGACGGATCTAAGACCAACTGGGTGGGAGCCGACCTAGGAGGAATCTCCTTCGAGCGCCTTCGTATCGACAAAATGGATTTCACCGGAGCAAATCTAGAGGGAGCTAACTTCAACTACGCGGAGTTAGGACGCTGCAACTTCTCCATGGCCAAGCTCAACGGGGCCACCTTCGCCTTCGCTCGCATTTTCCAATGCAACTTCAATGAAGCTGAAATGCTTGAGGCCAATTTCTACGGAGCCGCATTCGCGGACAACACCTTCGTAAAAGCAAAGCTCGACGAAGCCGACTTCAGCTACACAGGCCGCGCCGAGTACTCCACCAGCAATGTGATGAATTTCACTGGAGCCAGCCTCGTCAAAGCGAGCTTCGAAAACGCCCAATTGAGCTACGTCGCGCCCGAAACGATCAAAAGAGCCAGCACCTCGGACTCTATGATGAATATCAAAAAGATCGGCTACGGAGCGAGTTCGGGATACGTGAAATTCGACGATGCAAATCTGACCGGTGCCAATCTCCGAGGTGCCCAACTGGACGAGGTCGGGCTAGCCCGTGCAAACCTCACCGACGTAGACGGACGAGGCAGCAACATTGGCAGCTTCTACGCGACTTGGGATACCACTTGGAAAGGGGCCGACTTCTCCAACAGCAATCTTGCCTGGGGCCAAATTTGGCACCAGGGAGCGAAGCGTGAAGACGGACGATCTGACTTCGCAGAAGCAAAGGTCACCGGTTCGAACCTATTCCGTTTCGCGGCCACTCCTGGCACCTATCTCGGTCCCGTCGATTTCTCGGATTGCAACCTCGCAACCAACCCATGGGGCACCCTGGAAGAAGATATCGATCGCTACGGGGGCACTGCCCTCAATCTGCTCAACCTCGAAGGGGCTAAATTCGAAAACGCAGATCTGAGGAACTGTAGCTTTTCGAACTCATACCTAGTCGGCGCGAGCTTCGAGGACGCCGACATGCGGTACGCGGACTTCAGCGTTGGAAACAGCGTGCAAGCCTCCTCTGGACTCGAAAATAACCTCAAAGATTGGTCAGAGCGCTACAAGAACATCAACTTCAGTGGAGCAAATCTAGCCGGGGCGGAGCTCAGCACGGGCGACTTCTCGGGGAGCAACTTCAGTGGAGTCGACGCCACGGGAGCAAACATTCGCCATGCTGCAGGGGGAGACTACCAGCCTATGAACTACGTTTACGGCGTACCTAAGTCTCTCTAG
- a CDS encoding SpoIIE family protein phosphatase has protein sequence MKTIKVDCSPLVAEWLAELRPELDADAVDATLPISGFVEKIDLVIVGNECGEPINLARTISEWNSAPISIFLIESLEYETLDHQLQYAPGVGKNILSCRLDKDSFAQALSTALHAIKQRSQISLDLSRNNVLFNQNLSSRWLLNRLLRELPEYIYFKDTKCRFLAVSDYLAKSTGLGSGSEAIGKTDYAIFDNDHALDAEKDEQNLIEGKVPFIDKEEYVTWEGNQMWVQSYKLPLMSPSGYPLGTFGISRDITQKKIMQDELVARHKQLNEEMDLARLLQKSLLNKDLPRFANSAGDPTMEFAVKHVPSTKLSGDFYNIRRTPQGHPAIFLADVMGHGASAAMITAMLYATLNEISYLADEPDRYMLEINNRLHSWLKDTGQFIFASGVYCVLDTESKKAHLCQNGGAHVMMAKQDSTVYLNSQNSPINSALGITPQDSFTSHSLDYQTQDEFLLFTDGIIEAMNPKGEAYTTENLDASMAKAAGSDPNQKLDTLYRDLQNFTDREHQEDDICMVLAKAF, from the coding sequence ATGAAAACCATAAAAGTTGATTGTTCTCCACTCGTTGCCGAGTGGCTCGCGGAGCTCCGCCCAGAGCTGGATGCTGATGCCGTGGACGCAACGCTTCCGATCAGCGGCTTCGTCGAAAAGATAGATCTGGTCATCGTTGGAAACGAGTGTGGGGAACCGATTAACTTGGCCCGGACTATTTCCGAGTGGAACAGCGCCCCGATCAGCATCTTTCTGATCGAAAGTTTGGAGTACGAAACGCTCGACCATCAGTTGCAATACGCTCCTGGAGTCGGCAAGAACATCCTGAGTTGCCGATTGGATAAAGACTCCTTCGCGCAAGCCCTCTCCACCGCGCTTCACGCGATCAAGCAACGATCCCAAATCAGCTTGGACCTTTCCCGCAATAACGTCCTCTTCAATCAAAACCTTTCTTCGCGTTGGCTGCTAAACAGGCTGCTGCGAGAGCTCCCCGAATATATCTACTTCAAGGATACCAAGTGCCGTTTTTTAGCCGTAAGCGACTACTTGGCCAAGAGCACTGGGCTTGGCTCCGGTTCGGAAGCGATTGGCAAAACCGATTATGCCATCTTTGACAACGATCACGCTCTGGACGCCGAGAAGGACGAGCAAAATCTAATCGAAGGGAAAGTACCTTTCATCGACAAAGAGGAATACGTCACCTGGGAGGGAAACCAAATGTGGGTCCAATCCTACAAGCTCCCGCTCATGTCGCCATCCGGCTATCCGCTGGGCACCTTCGGAATCTCTAGAGATATCACCCAGAAGAAGATAATGCAGGACGAGCTCGTTGCTCGCCACAAACAGCTCAACGAGGAGATGGACCTGGCTCGTTTGCTTCAAAAAAGCCTGCTTAACAAGGACCTGCCACGCTTCGCGAACTCAGCCGGAGATCCCACCATGGAGTTCGCCGTCAAGCACGTGCCCTCTACTAAACTAAGCGGTGACTTCTACAACATTCGCCGGACTCCGCAAGGGCACCCAGCCATCTTCCTCGCAGATGTGATGGGTCACGGAGCCAGCGCCGCCATGATCACAGCTATGCTTTACGCCACGCTCAACGAGATCTCCTACCTCGCCGACGAGCCCGATCGCTACATGCTGGAAATCAACAACCGTTTGCATTCCTGGCTAAAGGACACTGGTCAATTCATTTTCGCCAGCGGGGTGTACTGCGTTTTGGATACAGAATCGAAGAAAGCCCACCTGTGCCAGAATGGCGGAGCCCATGTCATGATGGCGAAACAAGATTCCACAGTGTATCTCAACTCGCAAAATAGCCCCATCAATTCTGCCCTTGGCATCACACCCCAAGATTCTTTCACGTCACACAGCTTGGATTACCAAACCCAAGATGAGTTTTTACTCTTTACGGACGGCATCATCGAAGCCATGAACCCCAAGGGCGAAGCGTACACGACAGAAAACCTAGATGCGAGCATGGCAAAGGCTGCCGGATCAGATCCAAACCAAAAGTTGGATACGCTCTATCGCGATCTCCAAAACTTTACCGACAGGGAACATCAAGAGGACGACATCTGCATGGTTTTGGCTAAAGCCTTTTGA